A section of the Methanoregula formicica SMSP genome encodes:
- a CDS encoding Rossmann-fold NAD(P)-binding domain-containing protein, which yields MNYESEVKARVGIIGLGAVGSAFAHAMSFFHPCVGYDIKGKGSWNEILKTQVVFICVQTPGGFDDRLDCSAVDDVLSRLTESRFQGICVVKSTVRVGYMDSAKARFPRLHLVYMPEFLREKSNFQWSVNPDRIVISGDETAVDEVLKLFSWVDGLEEIVPVLRMPFRDAEIGKLAHNAYIATKVSFTNEMERISREHGADPSSVMSVIHADRRVKSREHLRPGLGAYGGKCVPKDTRELINASHNTPLLKAVETVNENHQNFRLVVNTKPPVPQSVENRSH from the coding sequence ATGAACTACGAGAGTGAAGTTAAGGCCCGGGTCGGTATTATTGGCCTTGGAGCAGTCGGTTCTGCATTTGCACATGCAATGAGTTTTTTCCATCCCTGTGTCGGTTACGACATCAAGGGGAAGGGTTCCTGGAATGAGATCTTGAAAACGCAGGTTGTCTTCATCTGCGTCCAGACTCCCGGGGGTTTTGATGACCGGCTTGATTGTTCAGCAGTCGATGATGTCCTGTCACGGTTGACGGAGAGCCGTTTTCAGGGAATTTGTGTAGTCAAGAGTACCGTGAGAGTCGGATATATGGACTCAGCGAAAGCACGGTTTCCCCGTCTCCATCTCGTTTATATGCCGGAATTCTTACGGGAAAAGAGCAATTTCCAGTGGTCGGTCAATCCTGACCGGATTGTCATCAGCGGCGACGAAACGGCGGTTGATGAAGTATTGAAGCTCTTCTCATGGGTTGACGGACTGGAGGAGATTGTCCCGGTGTTACGAATGCCATTCCGGGACGCGGAGATCGGCAAACTTGCGCATAACGCCTACATCGCCACAAAGGTCAGTTTCACAAATGAGATGGAGCGGATCTCCCGTGAACACGGGGCGGATCCCTCCAGCGTCATGAGTGTGATCCATGCTGACCGTCGCGTCAAATCCCGGGAACATCTTAGGCCCGGTCTCGGTGCATACGGGGGAAAGTGTGTGCCGAAAGACACCCGCGAACTGATCAATGCCTCCCATAATACACCCTTGCTTAAAGCCGTGGAAACGGTGAACGAGAACCATCAGAATTTTCGATTGGTTGTTAATACAAAACCCCCCGTTCCGCAGTCAGTTGAGAACAGGTCGCATTAA
- a CDS encoding transglutaminase-like domain-containing protein: MKQKREWNLLLAALMLGVVLVPLVSAMNDTNPTPPGWVGEFDEWAGQKDMSAYNPIVTPVAVRKMDEKTAKAYPGVTIISPDTRFPPGNDIVDSQKSSMKAARLNFISPAGKTGTVKAAAAIPLVAPEYGYFDWYWTQDTTVTQTIVIHNYGTTAASGQVTFVSIEDGYGASAAFTNLAPGANCSVSIPFPVVASQSSVGIKPMGFFITVNPGTVTWSGQLSLNGIEKYNNDASHLPDPDGGDNLETSDLYHFPFSEGYAIISEAATAADNTNSPYDTASRLNDYVGTKMNYSTTTTYLLYAASDLYIVNDNYRGVCDEFSTMDVTFSRSLGIPSRFLGITWIDENGVAQGHAILENRMAGAWVHSDPTWKSFNNPQVYEMANNTHMSLTKYTDADDSRYTTDPSGDGLLRYEDMIAEPFGELPAYN, encoded by the coding sequence ATGAAACAAAAAAGAGAATGGAATTTGCTGCTCGCGGCACTGATGCTGGGAGTGGTATTGGTTCCGCTTGTAAGCGCAATGAACGATACGAACCCGACACCCCCGGGATGGGTCGGTGAATTCGATGAATGGGCCGGACAAAAGGATATGTCGGCATATAACCCGATCGTGACACCGGTTGCAGTCAGGAAGATGGATGAAAAGACCGCAAAGGCATACCCGGGCGTTACGATCATCAGTCCTGATACCCGGTTCCCTCCCGGCAATGACATCGTGGATTCACAAAAATCCTCAATGAAGGCTGCAAGGCTCAACTTCATCAGTCCTGCAGGAAAGACCGGTACCGTGAAAGCAGCAGCCGCAATCCCCCTCGTGGCCCCTGAATACGGATATTTCGACTGGTACTGGACCCAAGATACCACAGTCACCCAGACGATTGTCATCCATAATTACGGGACAACCGCCGCAAGCGGTCAGGTAACATTCGTTTCCATTGAAGACGGTTATGGTGCATCAGCAGCATTTACAAACCTCGCCCCGGGTGCCAACTGTTCGGTTTCAATCCCGTTCCCTGTCGTTGCAAGTCAGAGCTCCGTAGGAATAAAACCGATGGGTTTTTTCATCACCGTAAATCCTGGCACCGTGACATGGTCCGGGCAATTGTCCTTAAACGGGATTGAAAAATACAACAATGATGCCTCGCACCTGCCGGACCCGGATGGCGGGGACAACCTTGAGACAAGCGACCTGTACCATTTCCCATTCAGTGAAGGGTATGCAATCATATCTGAAGCGGCAACCGCAGCCGATAATACCAATTCACCGTATGATACGGCCAGCAGACTAAACGACTACGTTGGAACTAAAATGAATTATTCGACAACTACTACGTATTTACTCTATGCTGCATCAGATCTCTATATTGTAAACGATAACTACCGGGGAGTATGCGATGAATTTTCCACAATGGATGTAACTTTCAGCCGCTCGCTTGGGATACCTTCACGGTTCCTCGGCATCACCTGGATTGACGAGAACGGTGTTGCCCAGGGGCATGCAATCCTGGAAAACCGGATGGCGGGTGCCTGGGTGCATTCCGATCCAACATGGAAATCGTTCAACAACCCACAGGTATATGAAATGGCCAACAACACACATATGAGCCTGACAAAGTATACCGATGCTGATGACAGCCGGTATACTACAGATCCCTCAGGTGACGGCTTGCTGAGATATGAAGATATGATTGCCGAGCCGTTTGGAGAACTGCCGGCATACAATTAA
- a CDS encoding peptidase encodes MMKQFTKISIISVIIASLVIASFPAAALTKEGGQDLSPSSTGIGIDEAKNRIVDFDGNSKNLNSLDFKYHGSIKFPYGEVYDFSEGKNRYYVNKENGDIEFAYFSDARSSSHRVHIDKQQAKNNAEIFAKEKYKTFITRNMELTESTLIDHGAGGQEYAFVWSEKINGVSTLNKIYITVDSDNGKIISYLAKERETKINLEPNVRQSDAVRAALEQFGNLKDSRTDAYLSLASPEPDVQQLVWIVKVNAAPVDGLVQGGQVVVDAQNGKIILFNPFN; translated from the coding sequence ATGATGAAACAGTTTACGAAAATTTCAATAATATCGGTGATTATTGCATCGCTGGTGATCGCTTCCTTTCCCGCGGCAGCATTAACAAAAGAAGGAGGACAGGATTTATCGCCATCTTCAACCGGCATCGGAATTGATGAGGCGAAAAACAGAATTGTGGACTTCGACGGCAATTCAAAGAATCTGAATTCCTTGGATTTCAAATACCATGGGTCTATCAAATTTCCATACGGAGAAGTATATGACTTTTCGGAAGGAAAGAACCGGTATTACGTAAATAAGGAAAACGGGGATATAGAATTCGCATATTTCTCGGATGCTCGCTCCAGTTCACATCGTGTCCATATTGATAAGCAGCAGGCAAAAAACAATGCCGAAATCTTTGCGAAAGAAAAATACAAAACATTCATTACACGAAATATGGAGTTGACGGAATCTACGCTTATTGATCATGGTGCCGGAGGACAGGAATATGCGTTTGTGTGGTCAGAAAAAATCAATGGGGTTTCCACATTGAACAAGATATACATCACTGTAGATTCGGATAATGGTAAGATTATCTCATATCTGGCTAAAGAGCGGGAAACCAAGATCAACCTTGAGCCCAATGTCAGACAATCTGATGCTGTCAGGGCCGCTCTTGAACAGTTTGGGAATCTCAAAGATTCTAGGACTGATGCCTATCTTTCACTTGCTAGTCCTGAACCGGATGTTCAGCAACTAGTATGGATCGTAAAAGTTAATGCAGCACCTGTTGATGGCCTTGTCCAGGGAGGGCAGGTTGTTGTTGATGCCCAGAACGGAAAAATAATTCTCTTTAATCCATTCAATTAA